Proteins from a single region of Bacteroidota bacterium:
- a CDS encoding DUF3078 domain-containing protein, producing the protein MKKIIFILAVFSFSIANTFSQIDTIWTVGGLSTLTFNQNSLTNWASGGENSFSGNAFINLYANYNFEKSSWDNMIMLNYGVVTANDNQDIRKNNDRMELNSKYGRYAFGKFYYAGLVNFLSQFRPGYDYIVDPEATTPISDFFGLGYLTLSAGLDYKPTEYFSLYLSPATGKFTFVMDPYIAALGTYGNTPGVIDSLGNIVTDGDSFRSEFGASLIATLSVDLAPKFNTTGKLTLFNNFTDPIKENRGNIDVNFYNTFSYALGKLFTLSLYLEVIYDHDIIIPIYNDANVQIDEGPRTQFKEIFGIGLSYTIGDKLE; encoded by the coding sequence ATGAAAAAAATAATTTTTATTCTCGCTGTATTTTCATTTTCTATTGCAAATACATTTTCACAAATAGATACTATCTGGACAGTTGGCGGATTATCTACTTTAACCTTTAATCAAAACAGTTTAACCAACTGGGCATCTGGTGGTGAAAATTCATTTTCCGGAAATGCATTTATTAATTTATATGCGAATTATAATTTCGAAAAATCATCGTGGGATAATATGATCATGCTGAATTACGGTGTGGTTACTGCAAATGATAATCAGGATATCAGAAAAAATAATGACCGTATGGAACTTAACTCCAAATATGGCAGATATGCGTTTGGTAAATTTTATTATGCAGGTTTGGTAAACTTTCTTTCGCAATTCAGACCGGGATATGATTACATTGTGGATCCAGAAGCAACCACTCCAATTTCAGACTTTTTTGGCCTGGGATATCTCACATTATCGGCTGGTTTAGATTATAAACCCACCGAATATTTTTCACTTTATCTCTCGCCTGCAACCGGAAAATTTACATTTGTTATGGATCCCTATATCGCTGCATTGGGTACTTACGGAAATACTCCAGGTGTAATTGATTCTTTGGGAAATATTGTAACAGATGGTGATAGCTTTCGCAGTGAATTTGGTGCTTCGTTAATTGCTACCCTTAGTGTTGATCTTGCACCAAAATTCAATACCACTGGTAAACTTACTTTGTTCAATAATTTTACTGATCCTATTAAAGAAAATCGAGGAAATATTGATGTGAATTTTTATAATACATTTTCCTATGCCCTTGGAAAATTATTTACCCTCTCTTTATACCTAGAAGTAATTTATGATCATGATATAATTATTCCAATTTATAATGACGCTAATGTTCAAATTGATGAAGGACCCAGAACACAATTCAAAGAAATATTCGGTATTGGATTAAGCTATACTATTGGTGATAAATTAGAATAA